Proteins encoded together in one Vigna angularis cultivar LongXiaoDou No.4 chromosome 5, ASM1680809v1, whole genome shotgun sequence window:
- the LOC108338961 gene encoding MLP-like protein 28, whose protein sequence is MTLFGKISTEIGVHATAEKWYNLFATQLHHVQNLADRVHGTKLHQGEDWHHNESIKHWTYVIDGKVTTCHESIESVDEANKTINYKLFGEEIDDKFKVFRLIFQATDKENGKAIIKWTIEYERVGEEVEPPYGYIEYVHKCTSDIDGHLLKA, encoded by the exons atgaCTCTTTTTGGCAAAATCAGCACTGAAATTGGTGTTCATGCAACTGCTGAAAAGTGGTACAACCTCTTCGCAACTCAACTACATCATGTTCAAAACCTTGCTGACAGAGTTCATGGAACCAAGCTGCACCAGGGTGAAGACTGGCATCATAATGAGTCCATCAAGCACTGGACTTATGTCATAG ATGGAAAGGTTACAACATGTCATGAGAGTATTGAATCCGTTGATGAAGCAAACAAAACAATCAACTACAAACTCTTCGGTGAAGAGATCGATGACAAGTTCAAGGTGTTTAGGCTCATATTTCAAGCAACTGATAAGGAGAATGGAAAAGCTATCATCAAATGGACCATTGAATATGAGAGGGTTGGTGAAGAAGTTGAACCTCCATACGGCTACATCGAGTACGTGCACAAATGCACTAGTGACATTGATGGTCATCTTCTCAAGGCATAG